A genome region from Candidatus Korarchaeota archaeon NZ13-K includes the following:
- a CDS encoding histone deacetylase family protein translates to MPELELIVPSKHQLHRPPSYHPERPERMEIAISGLRESGFDLRMRHPEPRGAEILTKVHEGAYVDHVRRECERGPGYLDVETYVTEHSFEAALEAACCAYEAAESVAEGEWLAISLARPPGHHAGRSGRAMGCPTLGFCLFNNAALAASALLERGIRPVMILDFDLHHGNGTQDIFWYDPDVLHVDLHDAHEYPGTGWPEEVGEGAAAGTKVNVPLLPESGDEEYAFILGRVLPPLISHFRPRALIVSAGFDAHSGEGMGHLSLSSKLYRYMGGFLRELSEAEGMRIVVVLEGGYSSGLRLGLPSFIRGLCEGGEPIEGRLERGSRQHVMLMRLRDALERSLSGFTMDV, encoded by the coding sequence GTGCCGGAGCTGGAGCTCATTGTTCCGAGCAAGCATCAGCTTCACAGGCCCCCTTCCTACCACCCTGAGAGGCCGGAGAGGATGGAGATAGCGATCAGTGGGTTGAGGGAGTCCGGCTTCGATCTCAGGATGAGGCATCCCGAGCCCAGGGGCGCTGAGATACTGACGAAGGTCCACGAGGGGGCCTACGTCGATCACGTGAGGAGGGAGTGCGAGCGGGGCCCGGGCTACCTGGACGTCGAGACCTACGTCACCGAGCACAGCTTTGAGGCGGCCCTGGAGGCCGCCTGCTGCGCCTACGAAGCCGCCGAGAGCGTGGCCGAAGGGGAGTGGCTAGCTATCTCGCTGGCTAGGCCACCTGGTCACCACGCCGGCAGGAGCGGGAGGGCGATGGGCTGCCCTACCCTGGGCTTCTGCCTCTTCAACAACGCCGCCCTGGCAGCCTCCGCGCTGTTGGAGAGGGGAATCAGGCCCGTGATGATCCTGGACTTCGACCTGCACCACGGCAACGGAACTCAGGACATATTCTGGTACGATCCGGACGTCTTGCACGTCGACCTGCACGACGCCCACGAGTACCCCGGGACCGGGTGGCCCGAGGAGGTGGGGGAGGGTGCTGCCGCCGGCACCAAGGTCAACGTGCCCCTCCTCCCGGAGTCCGGGGATGAGGAGTATGCTTTCATCCTCGGGAGGGTGCTGCCCCCGCTGATCTCCCATTTCAGGCCCAGGGCTTTGATCGTCTCAGCTGGGTTCGATGCACACTCCGGGGAGGGGATGGGTCACCTGAGCCTCAGCTCCAAGCTCTACCGTTACATGGGGGGCTTCCTGAGGGAGCTGAGCGAGGCCGAGGGGATGAGGATCGTTGTGGTGCTCGAGGGCGGCTACTCGTCAGGTCTGAGGCTGGGACTGCCCTCCTTCATCAGGGGGTTGTGCGAGGGAGGCGAGCCTATTGAGGGGAGACTCGAGAGGGGATCGAGACAGCACGTCATGCTCATGAGGCTTAGGGATGCCCTTGAGCGCAGCCTGAGCGGGTTTACCATGGATGTCTGA
- a CDS encoding DUF554 domain-containing protein produces MLGTLVNAATVAIGSSLGLTLGRNISESLREKLLLAIGIFTVYLAFKMMLMTERGVSLILGLLLGTIIGHLLGLERRLEGAASKLNERMGGDSRFVDGILVPFLTFCIGPMTLIGSLRDGMGDPSVILAKSVMDGFSSVAFASAFGVSVLLSAIPLLIFQGSIALLGGLLGTSLPKDAISDMTGAGGILLLALAIRILGIRRVEVSDMLPSLLVVPLISSLLQA; encoded by the coding sequence ATGCTGGGCACACTCGTCAACGCTGCCACTGTTGCCATAGGATCATCCTTGGGTCTCACCCTGGGGAGGAACATCAGCGAGTCCCTCAGGGAGAAGCTGCTCCTCGCAATAGGCATCTTCACAGTTTACCTGGCCTTCAAAATGATGCTGATGACCGAGAGGGGGGTCAGCCTCATCCTGGGGCTCCTCCTGGGCACGATCATAGGCCATCTCCTCGGCCTGGAGAGGAGGCTCGAGGGAGCTGCCTCCAAGCTCAATGAGAGGATGGGAGGGGACTCCAGATTCGTCGATGGAATACTCGTTCCCTTCCTGACGTTCTGCATCGGCCCCATGACTCTGATCGGATCGCTGAGGGACGGAATGGGGGATCCTTCCGTGATACTCGCCAAGTCCGTCATGGACGGCTTCAGCTCCGTGGCCTTCGCCTCCGCTTTTGGAGTGAGCGTCCTTCTCTCAGCGATCCCTCTCCTGATCTTCCAGGGATCCATAGCCCTTCTTGGGGGACTATTGGGAACCTCTCTCCCCAAAGATGCGATCTCCGACATGACGGGTGCGGGAGGGATACTGCTGCTGGCTCTGGCCATCAGGATCCTAGGCATAAGGAGAGTTGAGGTCTCTGATATGCTCCCCAGCCTCTTGGTTGTGCCATTGATCTCCTCTTTGCTTCAAGCTTGA
- a CDS encoding CPBP family intramembrane metalloprotease, whose translation MLEFVELSSAFLTFPVPGCWMRRLLRYLLLTFAITALLDLAALGSMRYYPLAAKLLLSLRMAAPALGTVLISLAYLGELSERLLHPYFAHRYLIHSIVLPPTIILLGSVITLAINKRISLPSVSLSELNLSGLPSDELMSIMLMVSGFLSGVSINALASLVEEIGWRGFMFEETIRYGFIRSSLMTGLAWGIWRLPLGFAYSRAYPKHPDALGALAFLSMMLVMSVMLGWLRMRSRSLYPVALFSGIFWSLSNSFSLFLRTDDEILGLPYGIPVISSFLVVLLALLAIESLRRSTGVKEL comes from the coding sequence ATGCTCGAGTTTGTTGAGCTCTCAAGCGCCTTTTTAACTTTCCCGGTCCCGGGTTGCTGGATGAGGAGGCTCCTGAGGTATCTGCTGCTGACGTTCGCGATCACCGCCCTGCTAGATCTGGCGGCGCTCGGCAGCATGAGGTACTACCCCCTCGCGGCCAAGCTCCTCCTATCCCTTAGGATGGCCGCTCCAGCCCTGGGGACGGTCCTCATAAGCCTGGCCTACTTAGGGGAGCTCTCGGAGAGGTTGCTGCACCCATACTTCGCTCACAGGTATCTCATTCACTCTATAGTCCTACCTCCTACGATAATCCTCCTCGGATCCGTGATTACCCTGGCCATCAACAAAAGGATCTCCCTTCCATCCGTCAGCCTCTCCGAACTGAACCTCTCGGGGCTCCCGAGCGATGAGCTCATGAGCATCATGCTGATGGTATCCGGATTCCTCTCGGGGGTCAGCATCAACGCGTTGGCCTCCCTTGTGGAGGAGATCGGATGGCGGGGTTTCATGTTCGAGGAGACCATAAGGTACGGGTTCATCAGATCCTCCCTGATGACGGGCCTCGCGTGGGGGATATGGCGCCTTCCACTTGGCTTCGCCTACAGCAGGGCCTACCCCAAACACCCCGATGCCCTGGGAGCCCTGGCGTTCCTCTCAATGATGCTAGTGATGTCCGTGATGCTCGGCTGGCTCAGGATGAGGAGCAGGAGCCTATATCCAGTTGCCCTGTTCAGTGGAATCTTCTGGTCCCTATCGAACTCCTTCTCCCTGTTCCTGAGAACTGATGATGAGATCCTAGGACTCCCATATGGGATACCAGTGATCTCCTCATTCCTGGTCGTTCTGTTGGCCCTGCTGGCGATTGAGTCGCTTAGGCGATCCACTGGTGTGAAAGAACTTTAA